ctaaagctgacgaaatttagctagtcattctcaagtaaaaactaaatatctaaataccgccgaaaccagtgatacaaattttctgaatttttggccatttaatctataaacatatatcaaaaagaaaaaactcttatgatatcgatacgactatttgtttaggcgacaggtatcacgactccgccatttttaaaaatttccaaaaaccggattgacaaaaaaattttatttagtcatagaatctggtcacaaaatttcatgagaatcggttaagaattgcgacctgtagaggagaacatccggacatacgaaagcaaaatgcccgagtcaaaacgtagaccttcgcttcgcttcggtcaactaaTAACtattgagtaggtaggtatcacAGTAAAATCTTGTCTAAGATGTACTTTATTTCAGATTGCTGTCAAATATGCAGGGGATTTTCGTATATGCATGATTTTTATCTACCACGTTTTAGACGATTTGATTAAAAAACGAGAACccgtaagtattattttaagacAACAATTCGGTACATGGTCTGTACATTGGCGTCAATTTGATACCAAAATCTGAATGACTTTGGTTAAGCTTCTGGCAATCAATGTAATGAATTCTTGTAATGAATTTTGTCTTCTTTAGAGGACGTTATACTACAGCGAACTCTTCCAAATACTGATCAGTGCCATGATGACCGTGTTGCCGTCGCTGCTAGCCGAAATTTCTGCTGATGAAGTTGATAAGATCAGAACCATTCTAGCTAATCAGTTATTGACAAACCCaggtaagtaatttattaattgctTCACCCCCTTGTTTTCCTTAAAACGGTTTGTACATCGTTTATTTGACTAAAACCTTGTACATTACATCGAAACTCTTTTGCTAGACTCTGATTAGTCCGAAATTCATACTTGGTGACAAtcgcctcctaaggcccaaggtcctacctaaagTACTCATTCAGAtagatgaaatttaaatcatattaaattggaaaagagtgcaatttgttttgtttcgttcaattttcaaacaaacccaaaatcaactctattccctgcactaaaggttcaaatttgTGTGGCAAATTATgggtttttcatttgtatggctggccCTTAGGAGGATAGAACATAATGTTGATCTGATGATGCCGATGGATTGGATGGTGACGATCTCCATAGGCACTTAACGAAAAACCACAATCACATCGAGTTTCAGTTTATTAAAAACGTCTAGAGaaataactagtggctctgtgagctgtagacctcgcgagcagagctttaaataacatggtactataagagctttaaatatagtaaattaaaaaaaaaacaatacgaaatgtatgtgtaaaaaaatacaaaaagttataataatatcccagcatacaattactgaggatcgaacccagaccctctgtgcaaacagaaaaagcgaacgtttacaaactgagccaaatagttcttagatgggttgacgaaatttagctactccttctcaaattaaaattagttaaaattaaatatctccataccttcgaaaccagcgaaataaattttctgaatttttggccatttaatctataaacatatctcaaaaagaaaacactcgtatggtaccgataccactatttgtttaggcgcgagctatcacaactccgccatttaaaaaaaaaatcaaaaaaccggacggacaaaaattttttatttagacatagaatccagtcacaaaatttcacgagattcggttaagaattacgacctgtagaggagaacatccggacatacaaaagcaaaatgctccagtcgaaacgtagaccttcgctacgctccggtcaattaaTGTATTAGCCGAAATAAAAGCATGATTGTGTCATTTTTAATTGCAACTTCTGGACAATAACAATCAAATGATTGTCATGTCAATTGTTGATAACGATTAAGACAACTATGACGACGATAAAGACATTAATGATGACGTCGACGATTATAATGACGTTAATGCTCATTGCAGAAAAGGAGGTCCGTGAAGCGCTGCAAGACTCATTGACGTACTTGCGCACGCGTCGATTCCGTTGCGTGATTTGGCGCTCCGTCGACATCGACGCGTCCACTCCGTTCTCCTTTATATCGCTGCTCACCAGCTACGTCACCGTCATGATACAGTTCATGAAGCCGCAGATTTCGAATACATAGACGGTTAACTGTGGTGATTATGGTGGtggtccgggccggagcttccggggtaTCGTTTTCTATcctggaaagcatcacgtgatcgcctgtcatgtcatagaaaagtaagcgccggaagctccggcccggacaatgcccggtctaacgtgagtcatccttaataatATTCCAATGAATCGAGCACATTCGTTCGTGAGACACAATTAAAtcactaggtacctatttgtatttTAGTGTGAATCTGAACACGTTAGGatcagtaggtacttacacttGAAGTTAAATGTCACATTGGAGTGAATAAGATATGTAGTTCATTTCAAATTTAAGAATCTATTTTCAAATATTCCTAGGTACATACCTGGTCTACCCTAATCATAAAAAGTCCAAGTTTCTTTTTTATCTCGACTTGTTTAACAAATTGATAAACAGATGATCTCGACTCAATTTAAGTTTTTCCATTTAGGTCCAAACGAACATTAATCACCGCGTCGTGTGAAGACGCTCAAATTAATTAGAACTAGAGTTAGTAAACTGATGTACGTACTTATAATAATTGTTGTATAATAAATCTTGGAGCGAAGTTGTACATTTACCACCATTCATGCGATGAGGtgttaataaaattatcaaCCAAAAAGTCAGCGGTTTGTGCGCTGAAACTCATCCTACGCCCATTTGGTTCTTGATCGTAAATCATCAAAATTGACGCAGTTGAACttcaggcggtctagcatgtGTTGCGTTCACGCGCACTACTCTACACACTcggcgcgacttcaagtatagACTCGCACGCGAGAACGCAAgtcatgctagaccgccagaGAACACGAAACAGAGAATTGTTTTCAAAACAGCTGCATCTTCAACGTGTCCGTATTTGGCGCATGTTTagtactaaaattataaaataattacctatttgtTCAACATCTATAGAGTCTTGTTATATCTATTTTTAATAAGtggaaaatgtatttaaaaaaatgtttagcgATTAAACAGACACATTGCTGTAAAGCCATCAGAAAatacatctgggggcacggtagtgcccccgccaagtcgagcaaaattATATTTTCCCACTACAGCTCCCCTAAGACCACTGAAAACCTCGAATGCTCATTTTCCATAAAATAAGCAGGAAAAAGTGAAATACGCAATGCTGGAATCGCAAAAAATGTCTCCATTTTAATACGCTGCGGATGTCGTATTTCCGTGACATCCATTTACCTGGCTGTTCATATTTCGAGTCAAGATTTGATCGGTCTTTTGTAACATGAACCCAAAATCTGTAGTGTATCTTTGTGCATTCGAAAAGTGCTCATGGGTATTGGTTTGCTCTAGCAATGGACTCTTTAGTTCTCGGGAAGCGTCTGGAATAACAGCAAGCTGACAGACGAGACGAGGGGATGACAGACGACTGATGATAATATATCGGATGTTATTGTTAAACATAGCTCGTGGGAAATCTATGCTTATATTGACAAATAGTTATGTGGATTATATTAGGAATAATGAgtgtatttttgtatgaaactaCAGAGACTTTTAAAACAGTTTGATGTTTTTGGTGTATTATTTAAACAAAAGCACACTGTGTGGTCACTACGTGTTTTAGGATATGGCTTAGCTTGTTCTAAAATTCAACTGATCAACTCTTTTATAAACGATTAGGTTTATAACTGGTTTCAAAATGAATATATAGTTGAtaagctgagttttaaataattacatacatGTGTATCGGTGTTAAATTTACTCCTATTTTCTAGCAATAAACGCTTTAactttaaaataattacatttatttCATACCTATTGTAATTATTTCGGCCACTTCGACAGGAATTTAAAGAGAATTTAAAGGGTctccacggaagaccagcgtcggGGACCTCAAAGGTTCCttggcattatgctgagtggaGACCATTTCAGAAACGCTTTATAACCAATCTATGCCAGtgttattaattaagtttaaattaagcgtttttgaataaagcatcttctattctattctattctaattaagagaaacctaaaaaaaaacgcttttatttaCTCGTATTCTGATTCCCTTATATTGTTGAAAAGTATTACACGACAGATCGCACGAAAACTAGTCCCCAACTCTTCCAACTTCAGAACTACTTAATACTTTGTCAAGTCAATGGCCTTATAAATGCGAATCAGATAAAACTATTCAGAACTAATAATCAACTGAcagaaacatattattattgtgAATTCAGATCAGAATGTCTATTtattgtacagtcaacaacagagctatgaatacaggcaaagtgtcaaaaatatgtatacagtactttattgcctgtacattaaggtcgtgtatacatatttttggcactttgcctgtattcatagctctgttatTGACTGTACAGTAAAAAATCCTATGAATATATACAGTcacgatttttttaaagaaatttgaTAAATTTGGAAGGATAGAATTTTCATATGTGTCTCGGGGCACTTATTCTGAGTAAGTGACAGTATAACCattgaaaatattatttgtaCTAACCTATTAACAAtcgtgtaggtacctaactatacAATACCGCTACAATTATAGTTTTTGTAGTAAACGATTCGTGATACGTCAGAAATTGTTTTAAGATAATTCTCCTCACCCTATTAGCTCATGGCTTATCTTCATCAGAGGACCATCCTGTAATCGAAATATTATGTTGTAATATTTAAATCTTGGAATTGCAAAGATAATGTCCTAAGCAATCAGCCCAAGTCCTAACCAGTTCGTACCAGACAGACCGGATTAGCATACAGATAGCCACACTTTATCTCGTCTGCGAAGGAAGCCTGTGAAAGATGTTTCAAGATCTAGGTAAAACGTTTCAAGTTAGTCTGAGTGATTTTGCAAATGTGAATGGAATTTTACCATCCATAATGATTCAAGTGCTTTACATTTAGCAGAAATGTTTGAACACACGAGATTCTACATAATGCCATAAGTATTTAAGGTTATGATTTTATGATAAATATATTCGTATAAAATAGCTATAAGCATTTTTAAGTACATTTTATATTGCGATTATTTTAATCACAGCGGTGAAAAATCGTGGGCAAAGTATCCTAGAGGAACCGTGCACGTAAGAGaacctgccatcttgtgggttaAACCGGAAACTTAAACTTGAATTTGACACTTTGCGCCAACAAAGAAGCCTACCATGCTGCTCCCTACAAATCACGCACGCTCTTTATAAAGACATAACACCCTCAGTTACGCAATTCATTAAGTCCAGTCACATCTTACATTGTTATGTTAATTTGAAGCAGTATACGACGCACCGCGGAGGTTGTAGGTACTTTCTGAAGTCTTGTGACGTGGAAACATTTATTCTTTTGTACTGTGGCACGCGTGACATCATTCATTTATAGCACGGAGGATTGGAGGCAATAACGTTACGTCTCAATGAATTTAACAGGGTGCCTTTTGCCCAAAATCTGGCTATTGATGTTTTATTGGCCTACTGAAAACGAGTAGAAGATCTGCTATCCATAAAGAAATTCTTGGTGAGAActtgatattattatttttgaataGAAACATTTTTGGGTCTACGTAATGGTTGTagattatgaaataataaattagaAACCCCCATAAAAAAAGACGCTGCTTACAGACTTGTTATTATGGTGTTACCTAATTTATCTGTATTGTATCATCAAATTAAACAAAAGTTAGACATAATTTTAGTACCAATTTTAAGTCGTCGGTCCCACGCGAGACCCATTTTCTAAATTAAAGGTGCGAGAACTTTcacatacaattttcatactAGAAACAAACGATAAAACCAAGTGCTGACTCAATTATGCAAGCCGCCATCATCGGCGGTACATAACTCGGCATTTCTAGCGAACTGTGTATTACTGTCGAGGCCAGGATTAATATTTCAGCGCAATACACTCGCTGGCACCTCCGGCAGGATTCCGCGAGAAGATAAAATTACTAAATACGAAATAAATTAGGTTGAAAGCGCTATTAACTGTGCAGCTTTTAAAACGGAGGTTATAAGCTCAAATCCCATCTCGTACCAATAACATTCTTAgattttattaatatatatggtacaaaaacaagtcaaaaaacaataaataaaaataacttaaaattaaaattaaactaaatacaaactattctaaaataaaataaaactaaactaaactaaatctaaaaaaggcccctgTGGCAAGGTCCCCAAGATGCTGGCTGCGTTACCCCGCTGAACTGCCAGACTGAAGCATTGAGCGAGGTAACTGCCAGCTCTTGGGTCCCCAGTTGCGTCCCTGAGTCTCTTTGAAAGGTCTCCAAAGAGACTCAGGGCGCCAGGACCCCACGGATGCAGGGTCTCGACGCCGAGACCGCGATACTTCCCAACCTTTGCGTTTTCGGCCGCCTCTGCAGCACCCGCCCCATAACATTCTTGGAACttacgaaatatcattcgatAATTACCTGTTGATCTTCAGTAAAGGAAGACATTGTGAGAAAATCTGCATGTAATTAggagtatagtatagtatataaaatgaaatatataatAGTCCGGAAGTGTTAAAACTGTCACGTCAGCGTGCGGTCGGGATTTTGTCTCTATACAAATTGCAGCTGAAATGCAGTACTCTATCTGCTTCCGACATTAAACACGTTTTCTATTGAAAGCCGAGACATCCATTCAAATTGTGCAACGTAGGGTTCTAAGTTCTAACCTACAGGTCGTTTCAAGAATGGAATGAATGAAACTTTCATTGTATGAGTGACACATGTATCTGTAAGAGCCGCTATTTCATTGGTTAATATCATACACATAGATATTTTCATTCACTCATTCGTTCCATTCGTGCCAGCTCTTGTGGATTGACCTGTAACATATAATAAAGATATTGCATTATCATACTCATAACTTGACGTTGGGTATGAATTCGATTTTAATACCTATAGCGATTCCAATTTGACTATGTATTATGTTAGAGGGAAAGGCAAATGGGGTATTCAGTATGCGTACTTACGCTATTGTACAGTCagtagcagaagttgctaagcgggccaggtgttcaaaatgatcttggcgcgacattattgttaagagaataagagcgtgtcaaggtaattttgaacacctcatccgcttagcaacttctgctgttgaCTGTATGTTGAATACGACAGCTATATTTCTCGGCTTGCTTTAgctaaatatataatacatatttatttaaattaatatttatgacccatttcgtaccttctCACAATgataatcaatatgaaagtgtCTAGAGACCTCAttctattgtcactgtgataacgtacaaaatgggtcataaattaaaactttcgactaTACATTACAATTAGTAACTGTGTGAGCTGTAGTAGACCTCGCGGACTCAatgctccgccattttgaattattttctttaacTACAAATGTAAATTGCCCAAAAAACATACAAAGctctaaaaaaaacatgaaaatcggttGTGAAATGGAATAGTAGAGAAGAAGAGTCTGACAGACATgctaaaagcatttttgcctaagctgaaacggagaccttaaCGTTGGCTCGGTCAATTATGTCCAAAAATAACTTAAACAAAATTCTATAGACTTTGTCTACATTACATTAGATACCTACTTTTACGGTCTTCGTTTTTTATGATAGCACCAATTGCATATAGGTGCActtacatataggtatatatctTCGGTTTTTATGCCTGAACTATTCCTTCAataatttcttcaacttcaattCGTTCTATGAAGCCCCTAAAATTCTACGGAACCCTGATTCCCGTAATGCAGAGCGGTATGTCTTTTTATTGCTTTCCTAGAAAAGATGGATTTGCAGAGCTTTGTTCTAGCGCTTAGggccttagggtggtattccatctgtccaatgtgtattgcgtctcacatattgcttaatgagagagtgagacgcaatgacattggacaaagaaattggacaggtagaATAACACCCTTACCTGCATTTTTAATCCAGTGTGGAGTTACGACGTAATTTCCTGGTTGGATCGTGTTACAGCACTATTACAGTAAATTGGACATGATATTTACCTAGTAAAGTTTAGTTTAgttgaagcggtggtggccgagtggatatgtcGGATGaatggaggtcgcgggttcaaatcctggctcgtaacaatgagtttttcggaacttatgtacgaaatatcatttgatatttaccacctgcttttcggtgaaggaaaacatcgtgaggaaacctgcatacatccgcgaagaaattcaaaggtgtatgtgaagtccccaatctgcattgggccagcgtggtggggactatagccaaagccctcttgcgagtgagaggaggcctgtgcgcGGCAGTGGGACGTaggtatataggctgaattattatattattatttataaagtttAGTTACGAAAGAACATCTATTACACCTTGTACCTAGTCAGCTAATTTGTTGCTATAAggccaggctccaatttcaccacggtgacaggtgcgacaattgtaaaacatcgccgttgctgacgtcacaggcatccatgggctacggttaccgcttagcatcgggcgggccgtattcctgtttgccaccatcattgttttattaaaaaaaactttattatatcggaaataaacagatatttctcttgctaagtttatgacaattgtcacaagaaacactacaattgtcacgaaattccgacatatacctcattacctgtcaagaattacctacaattcttctaaatcttgacaattgtcagaaacttcgcaaaagaaatatctgtttttttccgatataataaagttaaaaaaaaaaatacaatgatggtggcaaacaggaatacggcccgcccgatggtaagtggtaaccgtagcccatggatgcctgtgacgtcagcaacagtgattttacaattgtcgcacctgtcaccgtggtgaaattggggccaggtggGCCAGACAAcagaaacagtatgaggattccataaaagtaggtattttttgTCTCGATGTTTCTCTTACTTACCCCACGTTGACCTTATCTTATAAACTATGCACAATAAGTGCACCAActttatcctcctaaggcccaaggtcctacctataggaCTTATTCAGTTCTATGAAACTTAAATCAAAttcgattggaacagagttgcttttgctttgtttcgttcatcgaatttaaactgttgtgaaaCATACTAACATTACGACAACATTGCACACAttgcgagtgactaaaaacaagtgagtctaaaccgtaaaattattcaattgtTTCGTACAGTTTTTGGACAACGCAAaatcacgttagaccgggccgtgtccgggccggagcttccggcgcttactaaGTTTCGCACGTGTTGGGATTACTTGAAAGTTGACAAAGCTTATTACATGAACATAATCTTCCATGTTCTGCTTTTAGTGTGTCATACCGCTTGTTTACTGCTAATTTCTGCTGTGTATTTTCATAAAACGTAGTTGTATTCCACACAGGTGTATAGAAAGTCTGTATTACACAAAATCACACCCTTTACAAGCAAGTGCAATACACATTAATCCACATTTTTGTCGACTTGATTTAGTCACGGACAATTGCCTTCTCCCAATCAGCAATTGAAAACCAATT
The Cydia splendana chromosome 20, ilCydSple1.2, whole genome shotgun sequence DNA segment above includes these coding regions:
- the LOC134800647 gene encoding uncharacterized protein LOC134800647, producing the protein MDRTLYYSELFQILISAMMTVLPSLLAEISADEVDKIRTILANQLLTNPGKRIEHNVDLMMPMDWMTTMTTIKTLMMTSTIIMTLMLIAEKEVREALQDSLTYLRTRRFRCVIWRSVDIDASTPFSFISLLTSYVTVMIQFMKPQISNT